One Saimiri boliviensis isolate mSaiBol1 chromosome 17, mSaiBol1.pri, whole genome shotgun sequence genomic window carries:
- the GAST gene encoding gastrin, with amino-acid sequence MQRLCVYALIFALALATFSEASWKPRTQRPDAPLGTGANRVLEQHWLEQQGPASHHRRQLGPQGPPHLVADLSKKKGPRVEEEEEAYGWMDFGRRSVDDENQRP; translated from the exons ATGCAGCGACTGTGTGTGTATGCGCTGATCTTTGCGCTGGCTCTGGCCACCTTCTCGGAAGCTTCCTGGAAGCCCCGCACCCAGCGGCCAGATGCACCCTTAGGTACAGGGGCCAACAGGGTCCTGGAGCAACACTGGCTGGAACAGCAGGGCCCAGCCTCTCATCACCGAAGGCAGCTGGGACCCCAGGGTCCCCCACACCTGGTGGCAG ACCTGTCCAAGAAGAAGGGCCCACGggtggaggaagaagaagaagcctACGGATGGATGGACTTCGGCCGGCGCAGTGTCGATGACGAGAACCAACGGCCCTAG